In the Bacillus amyloliquefaciens DSM 7 = ATCC 23350 genome, CATCAATCATGCACACATCGTTCGGGCTCATGATGTGCGTGCCGTTTTCATCTTCAAAAATCGGGTATTTATTGCCCCGTTCCTTGTCATGCAGAAACATTCCCGCTTCTTTTTTCTTCTGTTCGATGTCCATGACTTTTCCCTGGTATTCGAAGTAATGGCCCACTAGTGAACGCTTCGATTGGAACATGCACGTCATGCCGTGGATTTGAATTTCAATTTCCACTTCGGCGTTCTCTTTTATGTCAATGATGCTGTCCATATTTAATTCCTTAGCCAGCACTGCCCGCCGTGCGCCTTTGCGTCCCCAGTAATTGCAGGAATAGTAGTTGGTACCCGTTGTTTCCGTGCTCCAGTGCAGTTTGAGATCGGGAGCCGCTTCACGCGCCGCCATTAAAACGGCCGGATCACCGAAAACAGCCGCATCAACGCCGGCCTCCTGCAAAAAGGCAAGATAGCCGTTCAGCTCGTCCACTTTTTCGTTGTGAAAAATAGCATTGACGGCGGCGTACACTTTCGCGCCTTCCTGATGAGCTGTCTTTACGGCTTCTTTTATATCTTCTCTTGAAAATTCACCGGCCAGTCTCAGGCCGTATCTCTGTTCTCCGACTAACAGGGCCGTTGCGCCCGCTTGAATGAGCGGAAGAATATCCTGTACAGAAGTCGGAGTCACCAAAAGTTCAGGTTTTTTCATGATCATTCACCTCTTCTTTTTACTGATGGCGATGCCGTCTCCGACCGGCAGTATGACCGTTTGATAGTCAGGCCGGTTCATCAGCCATTGGTTATATTGATCAATTTTTTCAACAAGCTTCCGTCTTCTTTTCGGCTCAATGTCCGAGTGATTTTGTGCCACCAGTCCTTTAAACAGAACATTGTCCGTAAAAATGACTCCATCCGGCGCAAGCATCGGTTCATAGAGCTCAAAAAAGTTCGTGTACTGGCCTTTGGCCGCGTCGATAAAAATGGCATCATAAGGAGCCGTGACACGGACAGACTCAGAAAGTTCCAGCGCATCCCCGTGCATTACGTGAATCCGTTTGTCCATTTCAAAGTCTTTTATATTGTTCACAGCTTCTTCATAGCGTTTGTCGTCCCGTTCAATCGTGTAAATATTCGCATCCGGAAGCTCAAGCGCCATCCGTATGGCGGAATATCCGATTGCCGCGCCGATTTCCAAAATGTTTTTCGCCTGTTGAATCGACAGCATTTGAAGCAGCACTTCAATGCCCGCTTCTTCCATAATCGGAACATGGTGCTCTTTTGCATAGGCTTCAAGCTTTTTCACTTTATCAGGCCGAGGCTTCAGCATCGCGTTTATATACTCGTTTATTTGTTCATACCGATCATTCACGGCAAACAGCCTCCGTTCTAAAAAGGAGTGCCCCTGACGAATCCGCGGGGACACTCTCTTAAGACACTTCTTTATCCATAAGTAAACAACCCGATATATTTTATCATAAAACCTTTCAGAATGGAATAAAAGGAGAGCTTTTGCCCTCCTTTTATTCGCTGTCTTTTTTGGAAATATACTTTTCCTTCGCTTTATTATGGTCTTTTAATGTTTTGGTGAAAACGACCTCGCCGTTTGATTTTGCAAGGAAATAGAGATAATCCGTTTTGTCAGGGCGGAGAGCCGCTTCCCATGATGAATCGCCGGCATTTGCAATCGGTCCCGGCGGCAGCCCCTTATGTTTATACGTATTAAACGGAGAATCAATTTTCAGGTCTTTGTAGTAGACCCGGCTTTTATGCCTGCCGGCCGCATATAATACCGTCGGGTCAGTCTGCAGCGGCATTTTTTCTGCAAGCCTGTTGTAAAAAACGCTGGCGATTTTGTGACGGTCGGCTTTGGCGGTGGCTTCTTCTTCAATAAGCGATGCCATCGTCAGAGCGTTATGGACGGAAAGTTTCTTTTTTTCCAGTTCAGATTTATACGTTTCGATACGGGTGTTTGTTTCCTGAACCATTGCCGTCAAAATCGTGTCAAGCGATGCATCCGGATCATTAAACGGATATGTGGCCGGATACAGATAGCCTTCGAGCGGATGCTTGAGCTTCTTGTTTGAAAGTGCGTCCGTTATCGTATCAGGAAACTGTTTTTTCAGTTTGCCGATGAATGTTTTGTCATCCAGTTTCGCCATAATCTCTTCTTTTGAATATGATGTTTCTTTTGCGATCGCATCCGCAATCTGTGTAAGCTGTTTTCCTTCAGGAACGGAGATCTGAAAGGCATATCCCGTTGATCCCGCGGTCAGTTTTTTGATAATCGCATCCGCATCCATTCCTTTATTCAGGTGGTAAAATCCCGCCTGAAACCCGGAAGCGCCTTTATACTTCACATACAGCTGAAATGCTTTTTTGCTTTTGATGACATGCTGATCCTCAAGAATTTCAGCGATTGCCGAAACGGAAGAACCGCTCGGAATATTAATATTGACTGCCGTTTTGCTGCCTTTGTCAACCGGAGACAGCAGAGATTTTCCATAGAAAAAAGCACCGCAAATGATGATAAGCAGAGCAATCACGGAGGACAGTATTATCGTTGTTTTTTTGTTTTTACGCGGAAATGAATTTTTAGTCTGATTGATATTCATACAAGTATTTTCCTCCCAACAGCTCTTATACTACATGATTCATGTGCATTCGGCAATTTATTACAAAAAAAAGCCGAAGCACATATGCGCTCCGGCTTTTTCTGTTCATTTTATTCTTCGTCTTCTTCCGCTAAAAACGTGTTCAGCGTTTCTTCGATCATTTCCCACTCTTCATCAGTTTCAATCGGCATCAGTTCGCCGTCTTCACCGTTTTCGTTCGGTTCGAAGCTTGAAGCGTGAATTTCGATTTCATCATCGTCTTGAGCATCAATCGGATAATAAAGTACGTAAGATTTGTTGAATGTGTCGTTTTCAAATGTGAACAGCACTTCGCAAAGCTGTTCGTTGCCTTGATCATCGACAATTGTAATGTGTTTTTCGCCGTGTTCCATTTCTTTCACCTCTTAGTTTAAACTGTCCAGATATCCTTGAAGGATCATGACAGCCGCCATTTTATCAATGACTTTTTTTCGTTTTTGCCTGCTGACGTCAGCCGCGATCAGCATTTTTTCAGCCGCCATCGTCGTCAGACGCTCGTCCCACAGCACAACAGGGACATTGTACGCTGTTTCAAGCAGTTTCGCAAATGTTTGGCTGGCTTCGCCTCTCGGACCGATCGTCCCGTTCATGTTTTTCGGAAAACCGAGCACGATCTTCTCTACATTATAGTCTTTCATCAGCTCGGATAAACGGTCCAGACCGTAATCTCCTTCAGCCTCGTTTATTTTTATCGTCTCAATGCCTTGAGCGGTCCAGCCCATTTCATCGCTTAAAGCTACGCCGAGTGTTTTCGTACCAAGATCAAGTCCCAATATTCTCATGAATGTATTTACGCCTCTTTATGCTGTTCTAGATAGGATTTTACCAATTCCTCGATTAATTCGTCACGTTCCAGTTTGCGAATTAAGTTCCGGGCGTCGCGATGCCTAGGAATGTATGCAGGATCTCCAGACAGCAAGTATCCGACAATCTGGTTGATAGGATTGTACCCCTTTTCCTGAAGCGCATCATATACCGTATTCAGCACTTCTTCGACGTTTGTTTCAGCAGAATCATCGGAGAAATTAAATTTCATCGTTTTATCAAACGAGCTCACCGTTTTGCACCTCTTTCCCAAATTCGCAGGCAAAGTTCAGCCTGAGGTCCTCATCTTATCATCATTCTACACTAGTTGAAAGGATTATAAAACGGATTTTATCCAATCTTCCGCAGATGCGAGCGCCTCTTCCAATTTTTCAGGCTGCTTTCCGCCGGCCTGCGCCATGTCCGGACGGCCTCCGCCTCCGCCTCCGCAGACTTCAGCCGCTTGTTTGACCATTTTGCCGGCGTGAAGGCCTTTTTCGATCAGGTCTTTCGTCACGCCTGCTGAAAGGTTGACTTTCTCGTTTTGCACGGCGCCGAGAATGATGACCGCAGAACCGAGCTTCGCTTTCAGATCATCCACCATAGTGCGAAGGTGGTTCATGTCTTTCGCATTTACTTTTTCAGCCAGCACTTTTACGCCGCCGATGTCTTTTACTTTAGACAGAATGGCTCCGGCTTCCACATTGCCAAGTTTGCTGAGCAATGATTCATTTTCTCTTTGCGCTTCCTTCAGCTCTGCTTGAAGAGACTGAATTCGCTTCGGTACGTCTTTTACGTTTGATTTCAGCTCGTCCGCAGCGTGCTGCAGAAGGCTGAGCTGGCTGTTCATTTCCTGATAAGCGCCTTTTCCTGTTACGGCTTCGATTCTTCGCGTACCTGCGCCGATCCCTGATTCGGATACGATTTTAAACAGACCGATTTCAGCCGTATTCGTGACATGGCATCCGCCGCAAAGCTCAAGGCTGTAATCTCCGACTTGTACGACGCGGACGATATCGCCGTATTTCTCGCCGAACAGGGCCATCGCGCCCATTTCTTTCGCTTCATTGATCGGTTTCAAATCAATCGCTACCGGAATGCTCTCCCAGATTTTTTCGTTGACGATTCCTTCAATGCGTTCAAGTTCTTCTTTTGTCACTTGACCGAAATGAGAGAAGTCAAAACGCAGACGATTTTCGGTAACGAGTGAACCCGCTTGGTTGACATGTGTGCCGAGAACGTCTTTCAGCGCCTGGTGCAGAAGGTGGGTTGCTGTATGGTTTTTCACCACGCCGCTTCTCATTTGATCTTCAACTTCAGCCGTCACGCTTGCGCCTTTTTGAATCGTGCCGCTATCCACCGTGCCTTCGTGTACATGCTGACCGTTCGGAGCTTTTTTCACGTCCTTAATGGTTACGACAGCCTGCTCGCTTCTCAGCACTCCTCTGTCACCGATCTGTCCGCCGCTTTCAGCATAGAAAGGCGTTTTGTCGAGAAGGATTTGGACGGTATCCCCTTCCTGCGCCTCGCTGATTAATTGCCCGTCATGAAGAAGCTCGATCACCTTCGCTTCAGCTTTTACGGCACTGTAGCCGACAAATGTGCTTTCTGCGGTAATGTCGCGCAATGCGCCGCCCTGCACCTGCATGCTTCCTACATCTTGGCGCGCATTTCTCGCCCGTTCACGCTGTTTTTCCATTTCGGCTTCAAAGCCCTTATGGTCAACCTTCATTTGCTCATCTTCCGCGTATTCCTCCGTCAATTCAACCGGGAATCCGTACGTATCGTACAGTTTGAATACGTCTTTTCCGGAGATGATGCCGCTGCCTTTTTCCTTCTCTTTCTTTATCACGTCGGATAAAATGGCCAGACCTTCGTTTAATGTTTCATGGAAGCGCTCTTCCTCCGTTTTGATGACTTTGGCGATAAACTCTTGCTTTTCTTTCACCTCCGGATAGAAAGCGTCCATAATTCCTGCAACAGTCGGAACCAGCTCGTACATAAACGGACGGCTGATACCGATGGTTTTCGCGTATCTCACCGCCCGGCGCAAGAGGCGTCTCAGTACATACCCGCGCCCTTCATTTGACGGCAGAGCTCCGTCGCTTACCGCAAATGCGACCGTTCTGATATGATCGGCGATCACTTTAAAGGCCGTATCCTTCACTGCATCCTTTCCGTAAGCATCTCCGGAAATGCGCTCTGTTGCTTCAATAATCGGCATAAACAAATCAGTGTCAAAGTTTGTCGGGACGTCCTGAATCACGGAGACCATCCGTTCAAGCCCCATGCCCGTATCAATGTTTTTCTTCGGAAGCGGTGTGTACGTGCCGTCCGGGTTGTGGTTGAACTCTGAGAATACCAGGTTCCACACTTCAAGATAGCGGTCATTTTCGCCGCCCGGATACAATTCAGAATCTGACGGATCATTGCCGTATTTCTCGCCGCGGTCATAGAAAATTTCTGTATTCGGTCCGCTCGGGCCTTCGCCGATATCCCAGAAGTTCCCTTCCAGACGGATGATTCTTTCTTCCGGAACGCCGATTTTTTCCGCCCATAGCGTATAAGCTTCTTCATCCTCAGGGTGAACCGTTACAGACAGCAGCTCCGGATCAAAGCCGATCCACTTTTCGCTCGTTAAAAACTCCCAAGCCCACGTGATGGCTTCTTCTTTAAAATAATCACCGATGGAAAAATTTCCGAGCATCTCAAAGAACGTGTGGTGGCGCGCCGTTTTCCCCACATTTTCAATATCATTTGTGCGGATTGATTTTTGCGCGTTTACAATTCTCGGATTCTCCGGCACAACGCGGCCGTCAAAGTATTTTTTCAGCGTCGCAACGCCGCTGTTGATCCATAATAAAGACGGATCTTCATGCGGAACCAATGAGGCGCTCGGTTCAACGGCATGGCCTTTTTCTTTAAAGAAATCTAAAAACATTTGACGCACTTCAGCAGAAGTTAAGTGTTTCATCTATATTCCTCCTTATCACTACCCGAAATTCTCTTTGCGACAGCAAAAAAGCTCTCTCCCTATGCAAACCATGCGTTCACACAGGGACGAGAGCTGTCTCGCGGTACCACCCTGATTACAGGCCGAAAAAGGCCTGTCACCTTTCATCCCGTAACGCAGGATTGCGGCAGCCTTTAACTGCACTCAGGATTAGCTTCGGCCGATCTTCTGCTGAAGCTCCTTTCAGCGTATCGGAGCTTCTCTCTTAAACAGGGCTTCGGCGTACTCATATCCGTCACTCGAGATTCGTATGTATTCTACTCGAAATTATAGACAAGCAGAACCCGAATGTCAATGTTCCGTCCTGATCCGCAAAAAGTGAATGGCCGTCACTTTTAAAACGGCTGCCGCCGGAACAGCGAGAATCATGCCGGGAATGCCCGCGAGCTCCCCTCCGGCAAGAAGCGCAAGCATGATCACGACGGGGTGCATCCTGAGACTTCGTCCGACAATGAGCGGGCTCAAAATGTTTCCTTCTATAAATTGAAGAATAAAAATCGTGACGATTACGATGATCACAGCCTTGGAGGAAATCGCCAGCGAAAGGAGCAGCGCCGGCACAGCGCCGATAAACGGACCGAAATACGGGATGACATTCGTAATCCCGATGGCAAGGCCCAAAATCAGCGGGTAAGGAAGCCCGAACAGCCAAAATGAAACGCCGGCTATGAACCCGAGCAAAAAACAAACGAGAAGCTGACCGCGGATGTAATCACCGAGAGAGTCGTCCACATCCCGCAGAAATTCACTCCCCCTTTTTCTCCAGGATTTCGGCGTCAAATACCAGACCGTCTTTTTCATAACGTCTATATCCTTCACCATATAGAACACGAGAAAAGGAATCGTCGCCGCGATCAGGATATAATCAAGCACGAAACGGATGCTTCTGATCGTGCTTTCAATCGTGCCGGCAAGAAACGTTTCTGTCTGCTGAATCATTTTGTCCATCCGATGGTGCATGCCGTCAGGCCAATGATCCGTGTGATTATGCAGATGCCTCAGCATGCTGTTGTAGTTTTCAGCAAGCCCGGGAATGCTCTCAGACAGATCCTGCAGCTGTTCAATTAAAACAGGAACTCCTTTATAAACCCCCCAGCCGATTCCGCCGAAAAACAGGAAATAAATCAGAAGCAGGCTTAAAGTTCTAGGCATCCCTTTCCCATGAAGCCAGTCAGTAATCGGAAGTAAAAGATAAGCAATAAATACTGCGATGAATATAGGAATAAAGAGAGATTTCATAACAAGCCATATGGGTGCCCATAACATATCGAGCATACAAAAGACATACACTGTTAACAAAACGAGCAGACATACAGCCGTCCACATTAAGAGCTGCAGCGGTTTTTGAAGCATGACGTTTCACCTCTTGCTTTATCTTTTGACAGAAAGCCGGAATTATTCCCGTTTCATAAAGTCCGCCTTATGACGCAGATCTCTTGACGGAATAATTATCTGAAATTTCAAAAAAGTTTGAATATAAATCATAAAAATCTGAATAATTATCATAGCATGAAGTTAATTCGAAAACTTATTAGTCTATATGACATGTTTTTCTTAGGAGGATTGCCATGATCTCATTTCAGGATGTAAATAAGCACTACGGACATTTTCACGTGCTGAAGAACATTAATCTGCACATTAAAAAAGGGGAAGTCGTCGTTATCATCGGACCTTCAGGATCGGGAAAAAGCACGCTTCTCCGCTGCATCAATCAGCTGGAAACAGTTGATGAAGGCGCGTTGACGGTAAATGGCGCCGCCATCCATGACAAGAAAACGGATATGAATAAAGTCCGCCGCAACATCGGTATGGTGTTTCAGCATTTTCATCTGTACCCGCACAAAACCGTTCTGCAAAACATCATGCTCGCACCGATCAAAGTGCTCAAGCAATCAAAAGAAGAAGCAAAAGAAACGGCCTTATATTATTTGAAAAAAGTCGGCATACCGGACAAAGCGGACGCCTATCCTTCACAGCTTTCAGGCGGCCAGCAGCAGCGTGTGGCCATTGCCAGAGGGCTTGCGATGAAGCCCGAGGTGATGCTGTTTGATGAACCGACATCCGCGCTTGATCCGGAAATGATCGGGGAAGTGCTGGATGTCATGAAAACACTCGCAAAAGAAGGCATGACCATGGTAGTCGTCACCCATGAAATGGGATTCGCCAAAGAAGTGGCGGACCGCATCGTATTTATCGACGGGGGATCCATCTTGGAAGAAGCTGCACCGGCTGAGTTTTACGAAAGCCCTCGTGAAGAGAGGGCGCGTTTATTCTTAAGCCGTATTTTAAATCACTGAAAAGAAACGGGGGAACGATTATGTCACGCGTAACAAAATGGTTATCTGTCGGTTTGATATCTCTGCTGGCCGTCTTTATGCTGGCCGCCTGCGGAGGGAAAGAAACGTCCGGCGATTCAAAGGGTACGGGAAAAGACACGTTAGCCTCAATTAAAGACAGAGACAAGATTATCTTCGGCGTCAAAACCGATACAAGATTATTCGGACTGAAAAACCCGAGCTCCGGCGATATTGAAGGCTTTGATATTGATATTGCCAAACAGATCGCAAAAGATATTCTGGGGGATGAGAAAAAAGCGGAGTTTAAGGAAGTGACGTCGAAAACGAGAATTCCGATGCTGCAAAACGGAGATATCGATGCCATCACGGCCACAATGACGATAACGGATGAGCGGAAAAAAGAAGTTGATTTCTCAGACGTTTATTTTGAAGCCGGGCAATCCCTGCTCGTCAAAAAAGGAAGCAGTATCAAAAGCACCGAAGACCTCAAAAAAGGTTCAAAAGTGTTGGCGGTAAAAGGCTCCACTTCCTCACAAAACATCAGAGAAAAAGCGCCTGACGCCTCCGTTCTGGAATTTGAAAATTACGCCGAAGCGTTTACTGCACTCAAGGCGGGACAGGGAGATGCGCTCACAACTGATAATGCGATTTTATACGGCATGGCGGATGAAAATAAACAATATCAGCTGACAGGCGGCACATTCACCGATGAGCCTTACGGAATCGCCGTCAAAAAAGGCCAATCCGGACTCGTCAAGGAAATCAACGCTTCTTTGAAAAAAATGAAAGCCGACGGCAGGTACGGCAAAATCTATAAAAAATGGATCAAAGAAGAACCGGCAAAATAGAACGGACCGCGGGGTGGGCAGGTATGCTCATCCCCGTTTTATAAGGAGTGACATGCTATGAACTTTTCAATTTTAACGGAAAACTTCGATATGTACATGGACGGTTTCCTGCACACATTGCTTGCGAGTTTCATCGCGCTGGCAGGAAGCTTCGCGCTGGGCGTTCTGATCGCAGTCATGAGAATCACGGCTTTCAAACCCATCCAATGGATCGGGACTGCGTATGTGGAATTTATCCGGAACATTCCGCTTCTCCTCATCACCTTCGTATTTTATTTCGGACTTCCGAACGCCGGACTGAGACTGGACGGCTTTCAGGCGGGGACGATTGCGCTGACGATATATACTTCCGCTTTTATCGCAGAAGCCATCAGAGCCGGAATTCAGACTGTCTCCAAGGGCCAAATGGAAGCGGCCAGATCGTCAGGCTTCACCTACAGTCAGGCGATGAGATACGTGATTCTCCCTCAGGCCGTTAAAATCGTGATTCCCCCGCTCGGAAACCAATTTCTCAACCTTGTCAAAAACTCATCAATACTCGGAGTCGTGGCGGGACTGGATTTGATGTATCAGGCGGATCTCGTTTCCTCAAGCACTCTCGTCGTGTTTGATGTCTTTGTCGCGCTTTTTTATTTGATGTTAACTATACCGCTCAGCATCGGAGTTCACTATTTGGAAAGACGCCTCGGGAAAAGTTATTAAAAAAGGAGAGTGAAAAACATGGATTTTAGCGGCGCCTATACACCGGGTCATCTGCTGTTTTTATGGAACGGCTTTTTGATCACACTTTATGTTGCGCTCGTTTCCATTATTCTCAGTTTTATTTTCGGGCTTGCAGCAGGCACTTTGCGCTATGCGAAAATCCCCGCCGTCTCAGGCGTTATAGCCGCCATTGTCGAAACCATCCGTAATCTGCCGCTGTTATTAATCATTTTCTTTACGTTTTTTGCCCTCCCGGAAATCGGCATTAAACTGGAAATTACCGCGGCCGCCATCACGGCGCTAACGATTTTTGAATCGGCCATGCTGTCAGAAATCATCAGAAGCGGTTTGCAATCCGTTGAAAAAGGACAGATTGATGCGGCGCGGTCTTCAGGGCTGACATATACGCAGACTCTTTTTCTCGTCGTGATGCCGCAGGCGCTCAGGCGTATGGTCCCTCCGATTGTGAGCCAGTTTATTTCTTTATTAAAGGATACGTCACTTGCGGTCGTAATCGCTCTGCCCGAACTGATTCATAACGCGCAGATTTTAAACGGACAAAGTGCTGACGGAGGGTATTTTTTTCCGATCTTTCTGCTGGCGGCCCTGATGTATTTCGCGGTCAATTACAGTCTGTCTCTTGCAGCCAGACGGCTGGAAGCGAGACAAACGTAAAAAGGATACTTCCGAAGAAGTATCCTTTTTCACTTAAAACATTTTCATGACTCGTCTTCTCATCCGTTTCATACCTTTTTTATTCAGCATATCGGACTGAGAAGCCATACGATACATAACGGCTCCTGCTCCTAAAGCCAATAGAGAGGTCATTGTTCTGCCCATCGCGCGTATCTCCTTTCAACATTAAAAATTGATACTGCGTTCGTCTTCAGAAAACAAATCATCAAGACTGCTTAACGTGCCGTCTTCCTCTACTTGATGTGTCGCAATTTTGCCTTTGGCCACCGTCAGCTCTATGAAGCAGCCCCAGCAATAGTATTGGTTTACGCCGATTTTGCCGATATCTTTACTTTTGCAGTTCGGACATACAAGCACAGACTACACCTCTTATCCGTTCAGGACGATACCGTCTTTCCCCGCTTCAATAAGCGTATCGGCGGCCCGGCGCACTTGGCGTCTGCCTGCCAGATCTGAAAAGAAACCGTCCGTAAGTTCATATGCTACGATTATGCCCTTGTCCAAACAAAAGTATACATCTTCCAGCAAACCGAACATTTCACCATCAGGCGATTTCACCGGCTGCATCTTAATCTGTTCAAAGGTGAAACAGCTCTTCGGCAAAGGCTGCAAATGAGCTTCGGCGGCAGCTACGGCTTCTTGATCCATCTCTTTTATATCACTGGCTTCTAAAAAAAGATGGCGGTTGTGAAACAGGCGTTTCTGCTCCAGCACAAAACCGAGAAACCGGCCGTCAAGAGAGAAACACACATCCGAAATCATCCCGAGGCTGCGCCGGTTGTGTTCGTCATAAACTGTTCGTCCTTCAGCTGCATGGCATGTTCTCAAAGTGTGATCAACCACCTTTTGTTGAACACGTATAGGTTTTGCCGAGAAGCCGGGCGCCATACTTTGAAATGACTTCCACAATAAAACCCGGCGTATGTGCCGGGTTTTATTTACGCTTTTTCTTCCATAAAGTCAAACGGCGTAATGCCTTCCATTCCGATATTCGCATCATATACACTGAACGGCAGTTCTTTTTGCAGAGCGGCCAGTTCTGCATCCATCTCTTCAGTCTGCTCTGTGAGCCTGTTTTTAAGCGACGTCTGTCTGACGGTGGCATCATTGTTTTTGACGCCCCATTCAAGCGCTTCTTCTTCTCCGCAAAGGATCAGAAATTTCTTGGCCCTTGTAATGGCGGTATAAAGGAGATTTCTCCTAAGCATTCGATAGTAGCCTTTGACAACAGGCAGGACGACAATCGGAAATTCACTTCCCTGAGACTTGTGGATGGAACAGCAGTAAGCATGGGTAAACTGGCTGAAATCCTTTTTCGTAAAGGTGATTTCATTGCCGTCAAACGAGACGACGACCATGTCTTCTTTTTCCGTATTTTCTTTGGCATAAAAAATGGACACGATTTCGCCGATATCACCGTTAAACACATTGTTTTCCGGCTGGTTGACAAGCTGCAATATTTTATCGCCCGTCCTGTAGACGACATCTCCGAATTTCAGCTCCCGCCTTTTTTCTTTCGGCGGATTCATGATGTCTTGAAGAAGCATATTCAGCTCGTTAATTCCCGCTTTTCCCCTGTACATCGGCGCAAGCACTTGAATATCTCTGGAGGTATATCCCTTCTTTAACGCGTTTGAAACGACTTGATCGACGACTTCTTTAATCTGTGCAGAATTACAGCGGATAAATGAGCGGTCTTTTGTCGGCGCGGTCAGTCCTTTTGGAAGCAGCCCTTTTTTCATATCATGGGCAAGTTCGACGATGGATGACCCTTCCGCCTGACGGTAAATATCTGTCAGACGCACGGTCGGCAGCACCTCAGAAGCCAAAAGGTCTCTCAGCACCTGCCCCGGCCCCACGGAAGGAAGCTGGTCTTCATCACCCACGACGATGAGCTGGATGTGCTTAGGGAGCGCCTTAAACAAATGGCTGGCGAGCCAAATATCGAGCATACTCGCTTC is a window encoding:
- a CDS encoding DUF1292 domain-containing protein, with translation MEHGEKHITIVDDQGNEQLCEVLFTFENDTFNKSYVLYYPIDAQDDDEIEIHASSFEPNENGEDGELMPIETDEEWEMIEETLNTFLAEEDEE
- the ruvX gene encoding Holliday junction resolvase RuvX produces the protein MRILGLDLGTKTLGVALSDEMGWTAQGIETIKINEAEGDYGLDRLSELMKDYNVEKIVLGFPKNMNGTIGPRGEASQTFAKLLETAYNVPVVLWDERLTTMAAEKMLIAADVSRQKRKKVIDKMAAVMILQGYLDSLN
- the alaS gene encoding alanine--tRNA ligase, whose translation is MKHLTSAEVRQMFLDFFKEKGHAVEPSASLVPHEDPSLLWINSGVATLKKYFDGRVVPENPRIVNAQKSIRTNDIENVGKTARHHTFFEMLGNFSIGDYFKEEAITWAWEFLTSEKWIGFDPELLSVTVHPEDEEAYTLWAEKIGVPEERIIRLEGNFWDIGEGPSGPNTEIFYDRGEKYGNDPSDSELYPGGENDRYLEVWNLVFSEFNHNPDGTYTPLPKKNIDTGMGLERMVSVIQDVPTNFDTDLFMPIIEATERISGDAYGKDAVKDTAFKVIADHIRTVAFAVSDGALPSNEGRGYVLRRLLRRAVRYAKTIGISRPFMYELVPTVAGIMDAFYPEVKEKQEFIAKVIKTEEERFHETLNEGLAILSDVIKKEKEKGSGIISGKDVFKLYDTYGFPVELTEEYAEDEQMKVDHKGFEAEMEKQRERARNARQDVGSMQVQGGALRDITAESTFVGYSAVKAEAKVIELLHDGQLISEAQEGDTVQILLDKTPFYAESGGQIGDRGVLRSEQAVVTIKDVKKAPNGQHVHEGTVDSGTIQKGASVTAEVEDQMRSGVVKNHTATHLLHQALKDVLGTHVNQAGSLVTENRLRFDFSHFGQVTKEELERIEGIVNEKIWESIPVAIDLKPINEAKEMGAMALFGEKYGDIVRVVQVGDYSLELCGGCHVTNTAEIGLFKIVSESGIGAGTRRIEAVTGKGAYQEMNSQLSLLQHAADELKSNVKDVPKRIQSLQAELKEAQRENESLLSKLGNVEAGAILSKVKDIGGVKVLAEKVNAKDMNHLRTMVDDLKAKLGSAVIILGAVQNEKVNLSAGVTKDLIEKGLHAGKMVKQAAEVCGGGGGGRPDMAQAGGKQPEKLEEALASAEDWIKSVL
- the mltG gene encoding endolytic transglycosylase MltG encodes the protein MNINQTKNSFPRKNKKTTIILSSVIALLIIICGAFFYGKSLLSPVDKGSKTAVNINIPSGSSVSAIAEILEDQHVIKSKKAFQLYVKYKGASGFQAGFYHLNKGMDADAIIKKLTAGSTGYAFQISVPEGKQLTQIADAIAKETSYSKEEIMAKLDDKTFIGKLKKQFPDTITDALSNKKLKHPLEGYLYPATYPFNDPDASLDTILTAMVQETNTRIETYKSELEKKKLSVHNALTMASLIEEEATAKADRHKIASVFYNRLAEKMPLQTDPTVLYAAGRHKSRVYYKDLKIDSPFNTYKHKGLPPGPIANAGDSSWEAALRPDKTDYLYFLAKSNGEVVFTKTLKDHNKAKEKYISKKDSE
- a CDS encoding peptidase U32 family protein gives rise to the protein MKKPELLVTPTSVQDILPLIQAGATALLVGEQRYGLRLAGEFSREDIKEAVKTAHQEGAKVYAAVNAIFHNEKVDELNGYLAFLQEAGVDAAVFGDPAVLMAAREAAPDLKLHWSTETTGTNYYSCNYWGRKGARRAVLAKELNMDSIIDIKENAEVEIEIQIHGMTCMFQSKRSLVGHYFEYQGKVMDIEQKKKEAGMFLHDKERGNKYPIFEDENGTHIMSPNDVCMIDELEDLMDAGIDSFKIDGVLKSPEYLTEVTRMYREAIDLCFESRETYEEKKESWIERIESIQPVNRSIDTGFFFKETVY
- a CDS encoding IreB family regulatory phosphoprotein — translated: MSSFDKTMKFNFSDDSAETNVEEVLNTVYDALQEKGYNPINQIVGYLLSGDPAYIPRHRDARNLIRKLERDELIEELVKSYLEQHKEA
- a CDS encoding AI-2E family transporter; the encoded protein is MLQKPLQLLMWTAVCLLVLLTVYVFCMLDMLWAPIWLVMKSLFIPIFIAVFIAYLLLPITDWLHGKGMPRTLSLLLIYFLFFGGIGWGVYKGVPVLIEQLQDLSESIPGLAENYNSMLRHLHNHTDHWPDGMHHRMDKMIQQTETFLAGTIESTIRSIRFVLDYILIAATIPFLVFYMVKDIDVMKKTVWYLTPKSWRKRGSEFLRDVDDSLGDYIRGQLLVCFLLGFIAGVSFWLFGLPYPLILGLAIGITNVIPYFGPFIGAVPALLLSLAISSKAVIIVIVTIFILQFIEGNILSPLIVGRSLRMHPVVIMLALLAGGELAGIPGMILAVPAAAVLKVTAIHFLRIRTEH
- a CDS encoding O-methyltransferase → MNDRYEQINEYINAMLKPRPDKVKKLEAYAKEHHVPIMEEAGIEVLLQMLSIQQAKNILEIGAAIGYSAIRMALELPDANIYTIERDDKRYEEAVNNIKDFEMDKRIHVMHGDALELSESVRVTAPYDAIFIDAAKGQYTNFFELYEPMLAPDGVIFTDNVLFKGLVAQNHSDIEPKRRRKLVEKIDQYNQWLMNRPDYQTVILPVGDGIAISKKKR